The Herpetosiphonaceae bacterium genome segment CTTCGACCCGCCGGACTGGATCGGCACCAGCGGCGACCAGGCTCGCTCGCCCTCGGCGCGCAGCTCACAGGCAAGCTGCTCGATCGTCGGCTGCTGGAAGATCGTCGCCAGCGACAGCTCGCGCCCGAAGTGCTCCTGAATCTGGGTCATCAGCCGCACCACCAGCAGCGAGTGCCCGCCAAGATCGAAGAAGTTGTCGGTGACGCCGATCGGCTGGACCTTGAGCACGTCCTCCCAGATCTGAACCAGCTTAAGCTCCACGACATCGCGCGGCTCGACATAGTCGCTGCGATCGGCAAGCTGAAGCTGCTCCGGCACCGGCAGCGCGCGCCGGTCGAGCTTGCCGTTGGGCGTGAGCGGGAAGGCGTCGAGCAGCACAAACGCGCTCGGCACCATGTACTCCGGCAGCTTGCCTTGCAGGAATTGTCGCAGATCGCTAGTGCTGATCGGCTCGTCGCGCCGGGGCACGACATACGCCGCCAGGTATTTCTGCGGCTGTCCGCCTGCGGACAGCAGATCTTCGCGCGCCAGAACAGCCACCTGACTCACCGCCGGGTGCTGGCTCAGGACGGCCTCGATCTCGCCCAGCTCGATGCGGAAGCCGCGCAGCTTGACCTGCTGGTCGCGGCGGCCAATGAATTCGATCGCGCCGTCGGCCCGGTAGCGCACCACGTCGCCCGTGCGGTAGAGCCGCCCGCCCACTGCCCCGCTAAACGGATCGGGCACGAACTTCTCGGCTGTCAGCACCGGCTGGTTCAGGTAGCCGTGCGCCAGGCCATCGCCGCCGATGTGCAGCTCGCCGGGCACGCCCACCGGCACGGGCTGGCCCTGGCTATCCAGCACGTAGAGCTGCGTATTCGCCAGCGGATAGCCGATCGGGATCGAGGTTGCGCCCAGCGGCACCTCGGTGATCTCGTACCAGGCGGCAAACGTCGTGCTTTCGGTCGGGCCGTAGCCGTTGAGCAGCCGCCGTGGCGGACCCGCCGCCAGCACGGTGGCGATCGAGCGGGGATCGAGCGCCTCGCCGCCAACCAGCAGGTCGCGCATGGTCGCAAACGCATCGGGGATCTCTCGCGCCATCTGATTGAAGAGCGCCGAGGTCAGGAACATCGTGTCAATACGATACTCGCGGATATGGTCGGCAAACGCCTGCGGCGAGAGCAGCACCTCGCGGGGCACGCCCACCATCCGCCCGCCGTTGAGCAGCGAGCCCCACAGCTCCATCGTCGCGGCGTCGAACGAGACATTCGAGATCATGCCGATGCGATCGTCGGCGGTAAACTGGACATAATTGGTGTTGCAGGCCAGGCGGGTGATCGCGCGGTGCGGCACGCCGATCCCCTTGGGCTGTCCGGTCGAGCCTGAGGTGTAGATCAGGTAGGCCAGATGCTCCGCCGTCACCGCGCTGACGGGATCGGAGGTGGGGTGCGCGGCGACATCCGCCGCCTCGGTATCCAGGCAGATCACCCGCACATCAAGCGGAGCGTCATCCTGGCGCAGGTTCTCGGCCAGGTGAGAGGCGGTGATCAGCACCGGCATCGCGGTATCTTCGAG includes the following:
- a CDS encoding amino acid adenylation domain-containing protein, with translation LLEGIAANPDHRLAALPLVTESERQQLIGWNPPATPYPRERCVHAIVAEHAARTPDAVAIVFPDEQCTYAELNTRANQLAHYLQSVGIGVGTPVGICLERSLTFVVGVLAILKAGGAYVPLDPSYPAERLQFMLEDTAMPVLITASHLAENLRQDDAPLDVRVICLDTEAADVAAHPTSDPVSAVTAEHLAYLIYTSGSTGQPKGIGVPHRAITRLACNTNYVQFTADDRIGMISNVSFDAATMELWGSLLNGGRMVGVPREVLLSPQAFADHIREYRIDTMFLTSALFNQMAREIPDAFATMRDLLVGGEALDPRSIATVLAAGPPRRLLNGYGPTESTTFAAWYEITEVPLGATSIPIGYPLANTQLYVLDSQGQPVPVGVPGELHIGGDGLAHGYLNQPVLTAEKFVPDPFSGAVGGRLYRTGDVVRYRADGAIEFIGRRDQQVKLRGFRIELGEIEAVLSQHPAVSQVAVLAREDLLSAGGQPQKYLAAYVVPRRDEPISTSDLRQFLQGKLPEYMVPSAFVLLDAFPLTPNGKLDRRALPVPEQLQLADRSDYVEPRDVVELKLVQIWEDVLKVQPIGVTDNFFDLGGHSLLVVRLMTQIQEHFGRELSLATIFQQPTIEQLACELRAEGERAWSPLVPIQSGGSKTPLFCVHPAGGTAFCYVPLARHLDADRPCYGLQAPGLEVGQAPLSRVELLAAYYVEAMRQVQPEGPYMLAGWSFGGMIAFEIAQQLRRQNQKVALLALMDTELPPPELQRPDADHSQFMSDANLLMMMVRRKNLPMTPEEFQKLSPEEQLKVAVETARRTNIIPPDAGPEQLQRFMQVLKANFTAMLQYTPEMYLDQLTYLKTDIPFDDNLIVPEGIDLSDPARGWGKYAALPVEVHTVPGDHATMLSEPNVRALAEQLSRCMDAHLSNGEMLPTIASADLV